Sequence from the Bryobacteraceae bacterium genome:
AACTCGACCGACGTACCGCCGCCCGCGCGCACAATGAGGGCGCGGCCGTCCGGTGTCCACCGCATCGGCGTCTCCCCTGGCTCGAGCCCCGCCACCGCCCGCGCCGGACCGCCCTCCACCGCGCGAATCGAATACTTCCCGTCGCGCAGCACAAGCAGGCTCCGGCCATCGGGCGTGATCCGCATCGCGCGCTCGCCGGCCTCGCCGACCGGCACGGGCGCCCCGCCGGACACATCCCGCATCCACGAACGGATCGGCGTTCCCGGCATGTCGCCGCTATAGAGAATCCGCTTGCCGTCGGGAAACCACTCGACGGCCTGGTGGTGGATTCCCTCGGCGTCGAACAACGTCGGTTCGCCCGCGCCGGTCGGCAGCAGCAGCAACCGGCTGGACTTCCCCTCCCAACGGATGCAAGCAACCTGCTTGCCGTCTGGCGAAAGCGCCGGCCGGTTGCCGAACCCGAGCCGCACAGCCGGCGAGCGGTCCGTCTTGCGCAGATAGATCGCGGAGTTGCGGCCTTCGCCGTAGGACAGTTCGACGAACAGCGCCGTGCCGGCGTCCGCCGAAAGATCGTAGATGAAGGAGGCGTCCTGCCAGCCCATCTCGCCGGACGCTCCGCCGGCAGGGCCGGGGATGTTCGTAAGGATTCCGACGCGCGAGTTGACGACGGAGACGAGCGCGTCGCCCCCGGCGTTCACGTCGTGCAGGAGCGGCCATCCGGAAACCTGGCCGATCAGGCGCTCCTGGCCGCTGAGCGTCACTGCCCAAATCGCCGGCTCCTCGCCCAGCCGCATCGCCGAGAACCAAACCTCGTCTCCGGCCGGCGACCATGCCATCCCGCCCACCGCGCGCCATCCCGTGGATAACGTTCGCACGCCCTCCGGCGTTCCGCCCTCGGCGAGGAGCACCGAAAAGTCGCCCACTTCGGCGCTGTAATCGGTCAGCGCGAGCTTCGACCCGTCGGGCGACGGTTGGACGTACGGCGCGCCGAGCGTCTGCTGGCGCTCCAGAATCACGCTGCCCACCGGGTACTCGACGCGGAACTTACCCTCGTAACGGCGGGCGACTGCCAACGCCTCTCCGTCCGGTCCCCACGCCGCCGCCACCACGTTTTCGAGCACCTCGCGCGGCACGCCGCCCGAGTACGGTGCGCGGGCAAGCGTGGAAGGCGCGCCGGCAAGATCGGTGCCGAGCAGCAGCGCCATCTCTCCCTTCGACGATATCGAGTAGACCTTCGCCGGAGGAAGATCGAACTGGCGCGAGTCCCGGCTGCCCGGCTGCACCGAATAGAGCATGGGCGGGCCGCCATCCCAACCCGCCGAGTAGACCACGGCGGCGCCGGGCGCGAATCGCGCCGTGTAGACGGCGCCGCGCTGGAACGTGAGCCGCTGGTAGGTGAGTGTCGACTGCGGCGCGAGACGCCACGCGCCCAGGGCGCCAAGCAGCGCGCCCGCCGCCAGAACCGCCGGCAGAGCCCATTTCCACGCCTTGGAGACTCCGGTGGAAGCCCGCGCCGCCGCTGCCGCCCCCGATTGGACATCCTCGAGGACCTCTTCCAGCGCCACACGGACGTCGGCCATGCTTTGCCATCGGCGGGCGGGATCCTTGCGCAGGCAGCGCGCCAGCAGACGCTCGAGTTCCGGAGGGAGATTCGGCATCCCCGCGGTCACCGGCGCCGGCTCCTTGAGCAGAACCGCGGAGAGCGACGAAACCTTCGTGCTGCCCGCGAATGCCTGCTTCCCGGTGAGAAGTTCGTAGAGGACGGAGCCGAAGCTGAAGACGTCGGAACGGGTATCGAGCTTCTTGCCTTCGGCCTGTTCGGGCGACATGTACGCCACCGTGCCGAGGATGGTTCCTTCTTCGGTAAGGTCCGCGGTGATGCTTTCGGTGGCGCCGTGCGCGTCCACGCCGAGCACGGGATCGAACCGCGCGAGGCCAAAGTCGAGAATCTTGACGCTGCCGTCATCGGCGCAGATGACGTTGGCGGGCTTCAGGTCGCGATGGATCACGCCGGCCGAGTGCGCGGCGGCAAGCCCCGCGGCGATCTGGATGGCGATCTGAAGAGCCTCTTCGAGTTTCAGACCGCGTCCGGCGAGCTTCCGGTCGAGCGTCTGGCCCGCCACGTACTCCATGGCGATGAAGTGAACGTCTTCGCCGTCGAGCCGCGCCGAGTCGATGTCGTAGATGGTGACGATGTTGGGATGCCGGAGCGCGGAAGCAGTGCGCGCTTCCTGCATGAACCGTTTCTTACGGTCCGGATTCGCGACGGTGGCGGGCGGAAGGACCTTCAGCGCCACTGGCCGGTCGAGATGCGTGTCCGTGGCGAGATAGACGGCGCTCATGCCGCCTTCGCCGAGCTTCGAGTCGATCCGGTAGTGCCGTAGGGTCTGACCGATCATCTTGGCGCCTGTCCTGCCTGCTTGCATTCGCGTGACGGCACCGGGGGGACGCGGGCGTTTCCCCGCCGACACGCCTTTCCCGTTGTTTGGTTGATTGTACCGCTAAGCAGCGGCGGGAGATAACGAGAGAGTCCCTTTTGGGGGACTAGTACCGGCGTCCCGTACGAGCTTGAACCGGCGAGGTCGGGGCTTTGGCCGGCCCTCTCAGAACACCCGCCGCTTCAGCCGCGCCACGTTGAACTTCGCCGTCTCCGCCACCGCCATCACCGCCATCACCCCCGCCTGCACCGGGTCGGTCACCACCAAATCAGCCGCCTCCGGCACCGACCCCGCCATGTTCAAACTGATCACCAGCAGCCCCATTCCCCGAACCTCCCGCACCGCCTCCTCGATCTCGCCCCCCATCAGCGACCCCGCCAGCACCAGCGCACGCGCACGCGGCAGCCGCGCCACAGCACGCACTGCCTCCGCCAGCGGCTGCTCGCCCACCAGCGGAATCGTGTCCACTGAAATATGCTCGCCGCGGATGTTGTGCCGGTCCGCCTCTGAAATCGCGCCGATCGCCACCTGCCCCACCTGCGCCCCGCCGCCCACGATGATGATCCGCTTCCCGAAGATCCGCATCAGGCTCTGCACCACCGTCACGTCGCGCACGATCGCGAGCGCTCGCAGATCGGCCACCAGAGCGGCCGCCTCGCCCGGAACCGTCAGTTCGAAGTAGATCGTGCTCACCGGACCCTCGGCCGTCACGATCGCCACCGACGTGATATCGCCCGAGTGCCGTAGAATCACGCCCGAGAGCTCATGCAGCACGCCGCGGCCGCTCGTCGCGTGAACCAGAATCCCGGTCTTTTCCAGCCGCTCAGTCGTCGCGGCCAATTTCGTACTGCTCCAGAATCTCGTCCCAGTAGCCCTGCGTCTTCAGCAGGATCTCGGTCACCTCGCGCACCGCCCCGTGCCCGCCCGCGGCCGACGTCACGTAGTGCGCCGATTGCTTCACCTCGCTCCGCGCGTTCCCCGTCGCGATCCCCCAGCCCACACGCCGGAACACCACCACGTCCGTGAAGTCGTCCCCGATATAGGCGATCTCCTCCGGCGCGTAGTCCTTGAGAATCTCCTCAATGATCGGAATCTTCCCGAGGTGACCCTGGTAGCAATACTGCATGTTCACGCTCTCGGCCCGCAGTTGCACCACAGGCGAGTTGCGCCCCGTGATCACGCCCGTGCGGATCCCCTTCGCCTTCAGCCACTGGAGCGCCAGCCCGTCCTGGGTGTCGAACGACTTCGTCTCCGTCCACTCCCCGTTCGGACCCGGAATGAAGTAGATCCGCCCATCGCTGAGCACTCCATCCACGTCCATCATGAGAAGCTTGATCTTCTTCGCGCGATCATAGACCTGTTCCATTTGATTCAGAAAGGAGAGGCTTCACGCCGCCGCGGCCTTAAGATAGGAGGGTTGGAGAAGACCCCGTGCTCGAACGCGTGGCGGAAACCATCTCTCGTTATAGCATGTTCCCCCTCGGCGCCCGCGTCGGCGTGGGCCTCTCCGGCGGACCCGACTCAACCGCCCTCCTCCGCGCCTTGATCGCCCTCGCTCCCCGCTGGAATCTGCACCTCACCGTTCTCCATATCAACCACGGACTGCGCGGCGCCGAATCCGACGCCGACGAGCAATTCGTCCGCGCCACCGCCGCCGAGTTCGGCCTCCCCTGCGTCGCCACGCGCGGCGAGCCCCCTTCCTCCAACATCGAGGAGCACGCCCGCCACGCCCGCTACGCCTTCTTCGCGAAAGCCGCCCGCGAGCACGCGCTCGACCGCGTCGCCACCGGCCACACGCTTGACGATCAGGCCGAAACCGTCCTCTTCCGCCTCCTCCGCGGCGCCGGCGCCACTGGACTCTCCGGCATCCACCCGCTCACCGCCGAGGGCGTCGCCCGCCCGCTCATTGATGTCCGCCGCGCCGAAGTCCTCGCCTGGCTTCGCGAAATCGGCCAACCCTGGCGCGAAGACTCTAGCAATACGGACCGCGCCTTCCGCCGCAACCGCATCCGCCTCGATCTCCTCCCCGCCCTTCGTTCGTGGAACCCCCGCATCGACGAAGCACTCGCCCACTCGGCCACGCTCGCCGCCGAGGACGACGCGCACCTCGCCGCCCTCGCCGTCGAAGCGTTCGGCCAGATCTCCTCACCCTGGCGCGGGGGCGTGGTTCTCAACACCGCCGCGGTTCAGGCCCAACCGGGCGCCATCGCCGGCCGCGTCCTCCGGCTCGCCATTGCCGCCGTCCGTGGCGATCTCCGCCGGATTGAGTGGAAACACCTGCGCCGCTTGGAAGAAATGCTCGCCGGCCAAGGCCGTCAGTCGGCCGCTTTGCCTGGCCTGCGCGCCGTCCATTCCCTTGGCCGACTCCTGCTGATCCGCCCCGCCGGTCTCCATTTCGAGTACCGGTACGAAGGGCCCGAAGCCGCCGGCTGGCACGAACTCCCCGGCCGCCGTCTCCACGTCGGCAACCGCGCCGACACCCGCTTGGAATCTGGTTATAATAAGGGCGGCGCTCGAACCGATCGGGTCCGGGTGTATGGTGCGTGGGAGTTGCGCAACTGGAGGCCGGGGGACCGGTACCAGCCAGCGGGTTCCACGGAGCCGGTGAAGTTGAGAGACTTGTTTCAGTTGGCTCGGATTCCCTCATGGGAAAGGCCGTCGTGGCCGATCATTAGCGATGAGGGCACGGTGGTTTGGGCCGGCCGGTTTGGGCCGGCCGCCGATGCCAGCCCGAGCCGGAACGGCAACGGCTGGCTTGAGGTGACCGAGGTGTTCGACGACACTCAGGTTTTCGACGAGAAATTTGCGGTTTCGGAACCCGGAGCCGGGGTGGGAGCGTCCATATAGTTGTCGGAAGCGATTGTCTTGGATGAGTGTGACGGCGAGAGTGCTCCAAGGGCGCTTTCGGGAGGCAGCAGGTAGCTTTTCATGAATTCGAATATTAAAACCGCAGTTTTTTGGCTGGTGCTGGTCTGTGTGGTCGTGCTGCTTTGGGCAGTCGTCAAGAATGGACAGGGCAAGCGTGAGGACAACATCACGCTCACCGCGTTCCTCAACGACGTGGAAGCCGGCCGCGTCCACAGCATCGAAATCGACGGCAACGTCGTCAAGGGTCAGTTCAAGGACGACAAGACCCGCACCCTCCGCACCACCATTCCGTTGAATTATCCCGATATCTACACGATGCTCCGCGAGAAGGGCGTCGTCGTCAACATCAAGGAGACATCGAGCGCCAACTGGTTCTCGTTCCTCGTCAACGCCATACCCTTCCTGGTGCTGCTCGCATTCTGGATCTTCATGATGCGACAGATGCAATCCGGCGGGAACAAGGCGCTCAGCTTCGGCAAGAGCCGCGCCCGATTGCATTCCTCGCAGCAGAAGAAGGTGACATTCAAGGACGTCGCCGGCGTCGAGGAGGCCAAGGAGGAACTCACCGAAATCATCGAGTTCCTGCGCGAGCCTCAGAAGTTCCAGAAGCTCGGCGGGCGCATTCCCAAAGGCGTGCTCCTCATCGGGCCTCCGGGCACCGGTAAGACGCTGCTCGCCCGCGCCATCGCCGGCGAAGCCAACGTTCCGTTCTTCTCGATCTCCGGTTCCGACTTCGTCGAGATGTTCGTCGGCGTCGGCGCCTCACGCGTCCGCGACCTCTTCGAGCAGGGCAAGAAGAACGCTCCCTGCATCATCTTCATCGACGAAATCGACGCCGTCGGCCGCCATCGCGGCGCAGGCCTCGGCGGCGGCCACGACGAGCGCGAGCAGACGCTCAATCAGTTGCTCGTCGAAATGGACGGCTTCGAATCGAACGAAGGCGTGATTCTCGTCGCCGCCACCAATCGTCCCGACGTGCTCGACCCGGCCCTGCTCCGTCCCGGCCGCTTTGACCGCCGCGTTGTCGTCCCAAGGCCCGATGTGAAGGGCCGCGAGATGATCCTCAAGGTGCACACCAAGAAGGTCCCGCTCTCCGACGATGTGAACCTCTCCGTACTCGCCCGCGGCACACCTGGCTTCGCCGGCGCCGACATGGCCAACCTCGTCAACGAGGCCGCCCTCATCGCCGCCCGCCAGAACCGCAAGGTCGTCACCATGCAGGACTTCGAACAGGCGAAGGACAAGGTGATGATGGGCGCCGAGCGGAAGTCCATGATGCTCACCGAGCAGGAGAA
This genomic interval carries:
- a CDS encoding HAD hydrolase family protein, translating into MEQVYDRAKKIKLLMMDVDGVLSDGRIYFIPGPNGEWTETKSFDTQDGLALQWLKAKGIRTGVITGRNSPVVQLRAESVNMQYCYQGHLGKIPIIEEILKDYAPEEIAYIGDDFTDVVVFRRVGWGIATGNARSEVKQSAHYVTSAAGGHGAVREVTEILLKTQGYWDEILEQYEIGRDD
- a CDS encoding DUF5612 domain-containing protein; protein product: MAATTERLEKTGILVHATSGRGVLHELSGVILRHSGDITSVAIVTAEGPVSTIYFELTVPGEAAALVADLRALAIVRDVTVVQSLMRIFGKRIIIVGGGAQVGQVAIGAISEADRHNIRGEHISVDTIPLVGEQPLAEAVRAVARLPRARALVLAGSLMGGEIEEAVREVRGMGLLVISLNMAGSVPEAADLVVTDPVQAGVMAVMAVAETAKFNVARLKRRVF
- the tilS gene encoding tRNA lysidine(34) synthetase TilS, giving the protein MLERVAETISRYSMFPLGARVGVGLSGGPDSTALLRALIALAPRWNLHLTVLHINHGLRGAESDADEQFVRATAAEFGLPCVATRGEPPSSNIEEHARHARYAFFAKAAREHALDRVATGHTLDDQAETVLFRLLRGAGATGLSGIHPLTAEGVARPLIDVRRAEVLAWLREIGQPWREDSSNTDRAFRRNRIRLDLLPALRSWNPRIDEALAHSATLAAEDDAHLAALAVEAFGQISSPWRGGVVLNTAAVQAQPGAIAGRVLRLAIAAVRGDLRRIEWKHLRRLEEMLAGQGRQSAALPGLRAVHSLGRLLLIRPAGLHFEYRYEGPEAAGWHELPGRRLHVGNRADTRLESGYNKGGARTDRVRVYGAWELRNWRPGDRYQPAGSTEPVKLRDLFQLARIPSWERPSWPIISDEGTVVWAGRFGPAADASPSRNGNGWLEVTEVFDDTQVFDEKFAVSEPGAGVGASI
- a CDS encoding protein kinase; its protein translation is MIGQTLRHYRIDSKLGEGGMSAVYLATDTHLDRPVALKVLPPATVANPDRKKRFMQEARTASALRHPNIVTIYDIDSARLDGEDVHFIAMEYVAGQTLDRKLAGRGLKLEEALQIAIQIAAGLAAAHSAGVIHRDLKPANVICADDGSVKILDFGLARFDPVLGVDAHGATESITADLTEEGTILGTVAYMSPEQAEGKKLDTRSDVFSFGSVLYELLTGKQAFAGSTKVSSLSAVLLKEPAPVTAGMPNLPPELERLLARCLRKDPARRWQSMADVRVALEEVLEDVQSGAAAAARASTGVSKAWKWALPAVLAAGALLGALGAWRLAPQSTLTYQRLTFQRGAVYTARFAPGAAVVYSAGWDGGPPMLYSVQPGSRDSRQFDLPPAKVYSISSKGEMALLLGTDLAGAPSTLARAPYSGGVPREVLENVVAAAWGPDGEALAVARRYEGKFRVEYPVGSVILERQQTLGAPYVQPSPDGSKLALTDYSAEVGDFSVLLAEGGTPEGVRTLSTGWRAVGGMAWSPAGDEVWFSAMRLGEEPAIWAVTLSGQERLIGQVSGWPLLHDVNAGGDALVSVVNSRVGILTNIPGPAGGASGEMGWQDASFIYDLSADAGTALFVELSYGEGRNSAIYLRKTDRSPAVRLGFGNRPALSPDGKQVACIRWEGKSSRLLLLPTGAGEPTLFDAEGIHHQAVEWFPDGKRILYSGDMPGTPIRSWMRDVSGGAPVPVGEAGERAMRITPDGRSLLVLRDGKYSIRAVEGGPARAVAGLEPGETPMRWTPDGRALIVRAGGGTSVELLRVDLVSGRRETVHRLKAPDAGAAFLSGFAVTPDGKWYAASYQRDVATLYLMKGLH
- the ftsH gene encoding ATP-dependent zinc metalloprotease FtsH encodes the protein MNSNIKTAVFWLVLVCVVVLLWAVVKNGQGKREDNITLTAFLNDVEAGRVHSIEIDGNVVKGQFKDDKTRTLRTTIPLNYPDIYTMLREKGVVVNIKETSSANWFSFLVNAIPFLVLLAFWIFMMRQMQSGGNKALSFGKSRARLHSSQQKKVTFKDVAGVEEAKEELTEIIEFLREPQKFQKLGGRIPKGVLLIGPPGTGKTLLARAIAGEANVPFFSISGSDFVEMFVGVGASRVRDLFEQGKKNAPCIIFIDEIDAVGRHRGAGLGGGHDEREQTLNQLLVEMDGFESNEGVILVAATNRPDVLDPALLRPGRFDRRVVVPRPDVKGREMILKVHTKKVPLSDDVNLSVLARGTPGFAGADMANLVNEAALIAARQNRKVVTMQDFEQAKDKVMMGAERKSMMLTEQEKKTTAYHEAGHALVAALIPEADPLHKVTIIPRGMALGLTMQLPLDDKHSYSQEYLKGQICILMAGRIAEEIFLKQTTTGAGNDIERATDLARKMVCEWGMSDLGPLSFGKKEEQIFLGREIAQHRDYSEETALKIDEQVRGLVDTQYRRAKGIMEDHHDGLVRIAAALLERESLDGEEVKQLIQGIALSDRNRSGDSGRPATQEVIRPEGGLRVPPLTEGPQPA